In Actinomyces marmotae, the DNA window GATAACCCACCCTCGGCGCCAGTGGACGCCGCGCTCATGACCCGCTCCCGCCGTCGGCCGCGTCAGCCGGGACGGCGACGAGCGGCACAGGCAGGACACGCAGGATCTTGTTGGCATCCGGCCCCAGGAACAGGCGCCCACTCTGGGCCAGGCGCGCCGATCCCAGGAAGGCCAGCTCATTCCTGTTCCACTCCATGGCCAGCACGGCGGCGCTCATGCCATGGGCGTAGACGACCTGGACACGCTGGTCATCCAGTCCCGTCAAATCCAGGCGCACCTCAGCGAGCAGGGCTTCAGCCCGCTCCTCGATCTCCGTCCTGTCCTGGGAGTCATCGGTGGCCACCGTGACGAGGCGCAAAGGAACACCGGCCCTATCGGCGAATTTCCTGGCCGTGCTGAGCAGCCCCCTCCACCTGCCGGACTCCCCCAGCATGACCGTGATGCGCGAGAGCCCGTCGAGAGGGGCGTGCCTCATACCGCGCGGGGACAGCGCGACCGGAACAGTCGAGGAGTTGAGCAGCGTCTGCCCCACGGAGCCGAGGGACACCCGTCCCATGACCCCGTGACGACCCCCGCCGGCCACGAGC includes these proteins:
- a CDS encoding universal stress protein, which encodes MRILTAFTNSLGGRDSYHLGVSLAEAFSCPLDLVTIVKGGDGRYVLDVTDPAFQDVVATQVDDWMTEIMEEHRPRVPVSKYLRYSLSFPEGIIASAEELKVDLLVAGGGRHGVMGRVSLGSVGQTLLNSSTVPVALSPRGMRHAPLDGLSRITVMLGESGRWRGLLSTARKFADRAGVPLRLVTVATDDSQDRTEIEERAEALLAEVRLDLTGLDDQRVQVVYAHGMSAAVLAMEWNRNELAFLGSARLAQSGRLFLGPDANKILRVLPVPLVAVPADAADGGSGS